Below is a window of Yersinia kristensenii DNA.
TGGCCCAAATAGGCGGTAATGGCATGCCCGGTGTTCAGCGTGAAGAGTTTGCGCTCCACGAAGGCCATCAGGTTGTCAGTCAGTTCCATACCGGCGATTTGCGGTGGCTGCCCTTTAAACTGGGTACCATCAACAATCCACTCGCTGAATGTTTCTACGGTCACGGCCAGAATATCAGTGCTGCCCGCTTCTGATGGCGGCACGATGCGGTCTACCGCAGAATCAACAAAACCAACATGTTGCTCCACCCACGCCTGCTCACTTTCTGGCAAGGCAGCAAAAACATGTTGTTTTAACTGGCTGGTGCCGCGCACCATATTCTCACAGGCAATAATATTCAGTGGGCGGGTATTACCTTGTTGATGACGGGTCACCAAACCTTGTGCCACGGTGCCGGCGATGCGAGCTAAAATTTGTGGGCCAACCGCGGTGGTGACAATATCAGCATCAGCAATCAGTGCCACCACTTCCGGGCTACCACTGTTCACTGCGCTAACATTTTTCACTTCTTCAACACGGGCTTGCTCACCCACCACATTAACCTGATAACTCTTACGCTTATTCAGTTCATCCAACAACGGCTGGTTCACATCGGCGAAAGTGAGTTGTGCACCGGCATCAGCAAGAAGTTTACCAATGAAGCCCCGGCCAATGTTACCTGCGCCAAAATGTAATGCTTTCATATTCGTTACCTTTAACTGTGTGGCTGTGA
It encodes the following:
- a CDS encoding mannitol-1-phosphate 5-dehydrogenase; its protein translation is MKALHFGAGNIGRGFIGKLLADAGAQLTFADVNQPLLDELNKRKSYQVNVVGEQARVEEVKNVSAVNSGSPEVVALIADADIVTTAVGPQILARIAGTVAQGLVTRHQQGNTRPLNIIACENMVRGTSQLKQHVFAALPESEQAWVEQHVGFVDSAVDRIVPPSEAGSTDILAVTVETFSEWIVDGTQFKGQPPQIAGMELTDNLMAFVERKLFTLNTGHAITAYLGQLAGHQTIRDAILDPAVRQTVKGAMEESGAVLIKRYAFDPQKHAAYIDKILSRFENPYLHDDVERVGRQPLRKLSAGDRLIKPLLGTLEYQLPHNNLVTGIAAAMSYRSEQDPQAQELVELLAKLGPKATLAQISGLPADSEVVEQAVSVYNAMQDKLAH